The proteins below are encoded in one region of Acetobacter oryzoeni:
- a CDS encoding type I restriction endonuclease subunit R has protein sequence MSFLSENEIEDWACDILRECGYTIAWGPDIAPGGKKPERASLSDVVLEKRLRTTINKLNPYLPQASKDEALLALMREDTPDHVDENRRLHDYLVNGVPVDVVRKDGTQSGDRVRLLDFENPENNDFLVVRQFVVEKDEANRRPDLVLFVNGMPLGVVELKSPSSENATLDSAWNQFQTYRSFIPSLFRFNEALMISDGTQARIGSLTADRDRFMPWRTVDGKELVAKNHEEMETVLRGVFTPRWFLNLIHDFVLFSEKNGSPIKILAGYHQFHACRKAVAQTVRASAPGGDRKVGVVWHTQGSGKSLLMTFYAGVIARHPEMENPTIIVLTDRNDLDDQLFTTFSGAQALLRQTPEQADSREDLQKLLRRSSGGVIFTTMQKFQPEEGETSLPMLTDRRNVVVMADEAHRSQYGLEAKFNPKTGKMTYGFAKYLRDALPNASFIGFTGTPIENADVNTRGIFGDYIDIYDIAQAVEDGATVPIYYESRLVRIELDEDIKEDLDDELAEIVEGLSENEEHKLSQKYSRVEALVGAEPRLRRIAEDLVTHFENRLTALEGKGMIVGMSRAICVALYDEIIRLRPEWHSDDDNEGAIKVVMTGSSSDLAAFQPHIGKKPKARRELLAKRMKDNNDPLKLVIVRDMWLTGFDVPSMHTMYVDKPMRGHGLMQAIARVNRVFKGKPGGLVVDYIGLAQNLKTALGEYSAGDREQVGIDEGEAIRALQERYEVVRAMFNPGQAGGFDYRPALQEGAETQDKLSIMGGALNYILGQQHRAMAKAKNDEERKAAQKRYPDAVKALSVAFALASASDEATKLRDEIGFFEAIKAALVKSVSTGRDGRSAQERELAIKQLVSKAVISTDIIDIMEAAGIGKPDISVLSDAFLQEVREMPQRNLAIEALKKLLEGQIRSRTRSNITEAEAFSQRLEQAVARYHANALTSVQILDELISMAHDMASARDRGEELGLTQEEIAFYDALAQNKSAKDAMGDPSLRVIATALVKTIRENATVDWTVMAQARAKMRTSVKRLLRHYGYPPDMQDEAVQHILRQAEQFAPIWAGQK, from the coding sequence ATGAGTTTTCTGTCCGAAAACGAGATCGAGGACTGGGCCTGCGATATTCTACGTGAATGTGGCTATACCATTGCCTGGGGTCCAGATATTGCCCCCGGCGGAAAAAAGCCTGAACGGGCCTCATTGTCGGATGTTGTGCTAGAAAAACGTCTGCGGACAACGATAAACAAGTTGAATCCGTATTTACCACAGGCCTCAAAGGATGAAGCACTGCTGGCCCTGATGCGGGAAGACACGCCGGACCATGTGGACGAAAACCGCCGCCTACATGACTATCTGGTCAACGGTGTGCCGGTAGATGTGGTACGCAAGGATGGCACCCAGTCTGGTGATCGGGTACGCCTGCTGGATTTTGAGAACCCGGAAAACAATGACTTTCTGGTCGTACGCCAGTTCGTTGTTGAAAAGGACGAAGCCAACCGCAGGCCAGATCTTGTGCTGTTTGTTAATGGCATGCCACTTGGCGTGGTAGAACTTAAAAGCCCCAGTTCCGAGAACGCCACGCTGGATTCAGCCTGGAACCAGTTCCAGACCTACCGCAGCTTTATTCCATCCCTGTTCCGCTTCAATGAAGCCTTGATGATTTCGGATGGGACCCAGGCGCGTATTGGCTCTCTGACAGCCGACCGTGACCGCTTCATGCCCTGGCGCACCGTGGATGGGAAAGAACTGGTTGCAAAGAACCACGAGGAAATGGAAACCGTGCTGCGCGGTGTGTTTACGCCTCGCTGGTTTCTCAACCTGATCCATGACTTCGTGCTGTTTAGCGAGAAAAACGGCAGCCCCATCAAAATTCTGGCAGGCTATCACCAGTTCCATGCCTGTCGAAAAGCCGTGGCGCAGACCGTACGAGCTTCTGCCCCAGGCGGAGATCGCAAGGTTGGCGTGGTGTGGCATACGCAGGGGTCAGGCAAAAGCCTGCTCATGACTTTCTATGCTGGTGTGATTGCCCGCCATCCGGAGATGGAAAATCCTACCATCATTGTCCTGACAGACCGTAATGATCTGGACGACCAGCTCTTCACCACCTTCTCCGGCGCACAGGCCCTTTTGCGCCAGACACCGGAGCAGGCGGACAGCCGGGAAGATTTACAAAAACTGCTCCGGCGCAGCTCGGGTGGTGTGATCTTCACCACCATGCAGAAATTCCAGCCCGAAGAGGGCGAAACCAGCCTGCCCATGCTGACCGACCGGCGCAATGTGGTGGTCATGGCGGATGAGGCGCACCGCAGCCAGTATGGGCTGGAAGCCAAGTTCAACCCCAAGACCGGCAAAATGACTTATGGGTTTGCCAAATACCTGCGCGATGCCCTACCCAATGCGTCCTTTATCGGGTTTACCGGCACACCCATTGAAAATGCCGATGTGAACACACGCGGAATCTTCGGCGATTACATCGACATTTACGATATCGCACAGGCGGTCGAGGATGGCGCGACCGTGCCCATCTATTACGAGAGCCGCCTTGTGCGCATCGAACTGGATGAAGACATCAAAGAAGATCTGGACGATGAACTGGCCGAGATTGTCGAAGGTCTTTCTGAAAATGAGGAACACAAGCTCAGCCAGAAATACTCGCGGGTAGAGGCGCTGGTTGGAGCGGAGCCCCGCCTGCGCAGGATAGCCGAAGACCTTGTGACCCATTTTGAAAACCGCCTGACCGCTCTTGAAGGCAAGGGTATGATCGTGGGTATGAGCCGGGCGATCTGTGTGGCGCTCTATGATGAGATTATTCGTCTGCGTCCTGAATGGCACAGTGATGATGACAATGAAGGCGCCATCAAGGTGGTGATGACCGGCAGTTCATCCGACCTTGCAGCGTTCCAGCCTCATATTGGTAAAAAGCCCAAGGCTCGGCGAGAGCTTCTGGCAAAGCGCATGAAGGATAACAACGATCCGCTCAAACTGGTCATTGTGCGCGATATGTGGCTGACGGGTTTTGACGTTCCCTCCATGCACACCATGTATGTGGACAAACCCATGCGCGGGCACGGGCTGATGCAGGCCATTGCCCGCGTCAACCGTGTGTTCAAGGGCAAGCCTGGTGGTCTGGTAGTGGATTATATCGGTCTGGCCCAGAACCTGAAGACCGCACTAGGCGAATACTCCGCTGGAGATCGTGAACAGGTCGGCATTGACGAGGGCGAGGCCATACGTGCCTTGCAGGAGCGTTACGAAGTCGTGCGGGCCATGTTCAACCCGGGTCAGGCTGGCGGGTTTGACTACCGTCCTGCTTTGCAAGAAGGGGCAGAGACCCAGGACAAGCTGTCCATCATGGGTGGAGCGCTTAACTATATTCTGGGGCAGCAGCATCGGGCCATGGCAAAGGCCAAAAATGATGAAGAGCGCAAGGCTGCCCAGAAACGCTACCCCGATGCGGTCAAGGCACTCTCCGTGGCCTTTGCGCTGGCATCTGCCAGTGATGAAGCCACGAAGCTGCGCGATGAAATCGGGTTCTTTGAGGCCATCAAGGCGGCGTTGGTTAAGAGCGTGAGCACAGGTCGTGATGGACGCAGTGCGCAGGAACGCGAACTGGCCATCAAGCAGCTGGTCAGCAAAGCAGTGATCTCAACCGATATCATCGACATCATGGAAGCAGCAGGTATTGGCAAACCTGATATTTCCGTCCTCTCGGATGCCTTCCTGCAGGAAGTGCGCGAAATGCCCCAACGCAATCTCGCCATTGAGGCGCTTAAGAAATTGCTGGAGGGTCAGATCCGCAGCAGAACCCGCTCCAATATCACGGAAGCCGAAGCCTTCTCGCAACGACTGGAGCAGGCCGTGGCCCGCTACCATGCCAATGCCCTGACATCAGTCCAGATCCTGGATGAACTTATCAGCATGGCACATGACATGGCCTCTGCACGTGATCGGGGCGAGGAACTTGGGCTGACGCAGGAAGAAATCGCCTTCTATGATGCTCTGGCGCAGAACAAGAGCGCCAAGGATGCCATGGGAGACCCGAGCCTACGGGTTATCGCCACAGCGCTCGTGAAAACCATCCGGGAAAATGCCACAGTGGACTGGACCGTCATGGCGCAGGCGCGTGCCAAGATGCGTACTTCTGTCAAACGTCTGCTTCGTCATTATGGATATCCACCGGACATGCAGGACGAAGCTGTGCAGCATATTCTGCGTCAGGCCGAACAGTTTGCACCCATATGGGCTGGTCAAAAATAA